A single window of Methanobrevibacter sp. TMH8 DNA harbors:
- a CDS encoding TIGR00295 family protein: MIIELLKKEGCPDWVIEHSIAVCQKAIEISKNFDVDKKLIEEAALLHDIGRSKTNSINHGIIGANLAIEHGFPKKVANIIEKHIGSGISKEEAMRMGLPEKNYIPMTIEEKIVSHADNLINGIDEVDIEFIVRKWENSDINNLEESVNRLKKVHKELIEDFSF, encoded by the coding sequence ATGATTATAGAACTTTTAAAAAAAGAAGGTTGTCCAGATTGGGTTATTGAACACTCAATAGCTGTTTGTCAAAAAGCTATAGAAATATCTAAAAATTTTGATGTTGATAAAAAATTAATAGAAGAAGCTGCATTACTCCATGATATTGGTAGATCTAAAACAAATTCAATTAATCATGGAATTATCGGAGCAAATTTAGCTATTGAGCATGGTTTTCCTAAAAAAGTAGCTAATATCATAGAAAAACATATTGGCTCTGGAATATCCAAAGAAGAAGCTATGAGAATGGGACTTCCTGAAAAAAACTATATACCTATGACCATAGAAGAAAAAATAGTTTCTCATGCTGATAATCTAATCAATGGCATTGATGAAGTGGACATTGAATTTATAGTTAGAAAATGGGAAAATTCAGATATAAATAATTTAGAAGAATCAGTGAATAGATTAAAAAAAGTTCATAAAGAACTCATCGAAGATTTTAGCTTTTAA